AGTCTGgttgaaactttttttattttcaggatTAAGCACAAAAAACAATCATTAGTCTTAATTTCTAAAACTGAttagagggaaaaaaaagatgGAGTGCATTAGGAGAAAATACTCACTCGATAGGTTCATTATTCTCTTTTTTAGAAGGGCCCTTCAGGTTCTTTCTTTTATGTGAAGCACCTTTACTCAGTAATATATCCAAAAAttcctcaaaatttaaaaacatatcattattcctaagttttaaataaatttaagctGCGACTTGAAGAGACTTCAAGAATTTTCTTTCGTATACTGGATTCTCATAAATTATGATAACACATAATAAGTTAAAGTGCATAGACTCGAAAATTGGGAAAGGCAATCGAAAATCCCAAAAATCGAAAAACATAAAAGAGCCAACAGAATTTATAcaaagaataaaagaagaaaatcgaTTATATTAGAAGGACCTGCAGTGACATGTCCACCGGGGGAGTTAAGATACATGTGAATGGGCTTGGAAGGGTTTTCAGACTCTAAAAAGAGGAGCTGAGCAACGACAACGTGAGCCGTGTCATCGTTGATAGGTCCGTTGATGCAAACGATTCTCTCTTTAAGAAGACGAGAGAAAATGTCGTACGCTCTCTCTCCTCGGGAGGAATGTTCAATCACCATAGGAATGAGAGCGTAAGAGCGCGATGCGATAAATGAGGATGACGCTCTTGATGATTGTAAAATTCTCCTTATGCCGCTGCTTGAAATCAGACTCCTCATATTTTGCATTTCGTTTTGATGGAATTTGAGAACCAAAgtttattttagggtttagggttctAACCTCTGCTGCCGTTCAGAAGAAGTAGCTCGGGTTTTGTCTTGGAAACTGTTCGAATATTACAGCCGAGagaaatattttacaattttctaCTTATacctttgtaattttatatctGCTCTCTAGaactttatttatctattaatttatttcatcgTCTCAgcttttaaaaatctcacatataaagtttaaatataatttattaaatcaaacttgttatttttttctaagtAAATTAAACTCAATGGTATAGTTTTTACcctaagttttagtttaaacttACTATTTCCATATAAAATTAGATCCAAACAAAgataattcaagtttgaaaactaatttgACTCTGTTCAactgattcaaattcatttacgTCGAGTTTGTGGTACGCATGAATTAAAAAGGTCAATTGATTtctaaaaccaaatcaaattttagttaaaaaaaattttactcaATATAACTCAtaagtagggttagattcaaaccgaatcaaacttaaacaaatttgagctcaaaccCGACTcgatttacatataaataagctcgaatttgagctcgaactcgtaaaactaagctcaaactcaatttaaattcaattcgactcatttttcgttattaaaatgacatcgttttaatacatattagtcgaaatgatatgattttatattaaaatttttaattaaaaaatttgataaataacttaagctcgagctcgtatAAGATTAACTCGTTTCAGACTCGttcgaactaaactcaaacaaactcgattcaaatctaatctTATTTATAAGTAAGATAAATAGCTTGAATCAATTAGAATTTTCTTATAACTCAATTTaagttatatcaaataattatcaaaataatattattttaattattattaaataaaacaaaattgtttaattcattactagataaaacaaaattgttttgtCATTAATCATAAACTCAAACTACAAATCTAAACTATGAACCTAAGTTATATGCTAAAGTCAaacttattcaaaccaaactaaaactAACGGATGTTAGAAACTTATCTCAAATCCTATCCACTCCCAAACTTATCGAACTGGATAAGCACAATCAAGTTGTTTCgattttcttccatttccaaACACATTGACTGAAAAATCCCCTCGTACCCATTTTGACCATCATGTTAATGTAATCAAATGCATCATTAATTATTAGTATTAATTGAACCAAGCAAGTGTTGCACAATAAATTCCTAAAGTTAATAGATATCATAAAATGTGTTCAGTAAACAAACATCTTAATGTTATAAAACATGAAAGTCATCAGACACAACAcaactaaacaaaatatttgCCACCCCGGCTAAAGCTTCATTGacacagaaaaagaaaaacacaacacaaattttaaaacagaGATGTTCCCTTGCCCTTCTTGTCTCCACCGATCTCAAAGTGCTTGCACCTCTGCAATAACCACCACAAAGTTAGTAGATAAATGCATAAAAGAGATGaaataatacaatatacaaCATATTTCAAAATACTAACCTTGATGGGATGTTGAGACACATGCTTGCACCCCTGACACTGAAGCCTTAAGACAATCTTTTTTGTTGTCTTAGCCTATTCAATAAAACCAGAAAACATTTGAGTATTAGGACTGGAATCAACCAATGATTCAATTTGTCATCACTATTAAAGTTTTTACTTCATTTCACATAGCATTTATGTTTCAACAAGGCAATAGAAATCCACATAAATTATTACCTTCTTGTGGAAAACAGGCTTGGTTTGTCCTCCATAACCCGATTGCTTGCGATCGTAACGTCTCTTACCCTGCGCTGCAAGACTGTCCTTGCCCTTCTTGTACTGTGTGACCTTATGCAAGGTGTGCTTTCTGCACTCCTTGCTCTTGCAGTATGTTTTCTTTGTCTTGGGTACGTTCACCTACAAGACAAAGGATacaattcattttaaatataatatttgcatAACTGCTGACACTTATAATTTAACCTATCACAATCAACCTTGATACCCATTTGCACCTAAATACAAATCTGAAACAGAATCTAACAATATCGAAAATGAATCATCAAAAACTTACTTCAATAGAATCATTTACACAGAGAAATGAAgcaaaaactaaatatatatctcTATGTCTGGCATTGTCTTATTTCTACACAGTAAATCAAGCTgaattaattctaaaacaacatagaaaaaaattaaacaagataCTTCTTATATCATAGAAATATATCAATCAAAGCAAATGCAAATATAATCAGtggatttttttatatcttgttgTAAACACTCGAATACCAAATGGCAAACAAACACAAAGTAGCTTCATTCCATTCATCTAGATCCTGCAAACAAACTGAccactatataattatatcaattcaCTACTGATTTCAACCTCCGTTCTTAAGCACTAATTAGGGTTCAGTAAGTAATAAAACTAGACAAGAAAAGCAGATAACCTACTTCGCCTTTCAAAAACATGGGAAGCTAAAGACCCACTCCAACATGTCATTTAATCTAGCTAAAACCTTAACAAGAATTATTggtattaataaattagtaatatagTATGATAGCATAAGCAGTCAACTTCAATGCGGAAATCAAATACACGCATCTTATAAGCgtaaagtaaaaattaaagagaCTAGCGAGTATCTAGTTGAAGAGGAGTAACAGGAGCTATACCATGGTGGAAACTactcaaagaaagagagatcTCTGCTCTGCTTCCCCTAAAAACGCCCTCGGTGAACCACAGGCCGCCGAACAATGAGTGGCAATTTATAGCGGTCACATTAGGGTTACGCTTATTATACGGAGTCAGTCAGCTATTGAATTTGGATCAGGACTGCGAGTTTTGTGGGGTAATAGACCTTGGGTTCAGTCTTGGGCTTGGCCCATGCcttattaactactttaattgAACCcgaaaaagtattaaaaaataataattagtatcgataattgaaattataaccaggtaaacttttaattttaacaaggAAAATACAGTTGTAAATTTTGATGGCTAGTTTCCATAGTCGTCACGTCAAAGTTAAGTGGAGGTTAGTTTAGTAATACAGttcataataatttaaaggtttctttaattataaaagggTAAAAGGGTCAATTGGGGATTCtcataaataacattatattaaCCCACATTTACatcctaaaattaataattacaaaacataTTGGCTcactttttaataattatattatattcataaaataaaatctttttaaactatatatttacCTGATTTtactaaacaataaaaagatttaatttatgtatGTTCACATATTCTGACAGATAATGCTTAAAATGGATTGATCATTcggatatttaaaaaaaaaattgaattatctgATTTTTATATAgcttcataaataaattagttgatAAGATCGATGGAGAGAAAAATCAAGTAACTTACATGCAAATAACTTTATATTTACTATAAATAACCTTGTGATGCACCCCCTAAacctaaaatcaaaattatttaattaacaattttaaaaatatacacaaaataaaataacagtaaTTATgctagatttttatttttctctgaaaattAGTTATTCAAATAgctttttatatgttaaaagttTGACATCAAttcatttatctttaattttcaaaaattagaaaatttgcttaattaatgtaaaaaaataaaaaaataatctgaaaatacaaagaactttaaaaaagctttaaaataatactttgaaattgaaaataataaaagaaacttaaatttttaattttatttgtattttaattttgctaaatCTTTCTTAAAatcc
This sequence is a window from Mangifera indica cultivar Alphonso chromosome 5, CATAS_Mindica_2.1, whole genome shotgun sequence. Protein-coding genes within it:
- the LOC123217379 gene encoding 60S ribosomal protein L44, encoding MVNVPKTKKTYCKSKECRKHTLHKVTQYKKGKDSLAAQGKRRYDRKQSGYGGQTKPVFHKKAKTTKKIVLRLQCQGCKHVSQHPIKRCKHFEIGGDKKGKGTSLF